ACGGACACGGGGGAGAGCCCCGGCGCTCGAGGTGCCGGGGCTCTCCGCGCGTACGGGACCGGTCAGTCGCCGTAGCTGCCCGAAGCGGACTTGTCGGCCTTCCGGTGGCCGCCGTCGTTGACGCAGACGTTGCCGGCGGCCGGGTTCAGCAGGCCGACCACGTTGACGGTGTTGCCGCACACGTTGACCGGGATGTGCACCGGAACCTGTACCACGTTGCCGGACAGCACGCCGGGCGAGCCGACGGCCGCTCCCTCGGCGCCCGCGTCGGCCAGGGCGAGCCCGGCCCCCCCGATCAGCACGGCGCCGGTGCCGAGGGCCACGGCGGCTGCCTTCGCGATGCGAGACATCACGTCCTCCTTTGTTGCTCGACGAGCACGGCGGCAGGTGCGGCCACCGCACGCCCCGTTCAACGGCGCGGAGGGGTCCTGGTCACGCGGATCGTCCGGGCATCACTCCGGTGCCGCACGGGGAGGCGCGGGGAGCCGCGGGCGGCTGCCGGTGCCGGACGCGGCTCAGGGCAGCCGTCGTACCGGGGAACCGGCCAGGTAGGCCTGGATGTCCTCCACCGCCTGCCCGTAGTAGGTGGCGTAGTTGGCCCGGGAGACGTAGCCGAGGTGCGGGGTGGCCAGGAGGCGGGGCGCGGTGCGCATCGGGTGGTCGGCGGGCAGCGGTTCGACGTCGAAGACGTCGACGCCGGCACCCGCGATCCGGCCCTCGTGGAGCGCCGCCAGCAGGGCGTCCTGGTCCACGATCGCCGCGCGGGAGGTGTTGACGAGGTAGGCGGTCGGCTTCAGCAGGGCGAGTTCGGGGGCGCCGACGAGGCCGCGCGTGCGGTCGCCGAGGGCCAGGTGCACGGAGACGAAGTCGCTGCCGGCCAGCAACTCCTCCTTGGAGGCGGCGAGCTCCACGCCCACCTCCCCGGCGCGTTCCCCGGTCAGGTTCCGGCTCCAGGCGCTGACGCGCATGCCGAAGGCGAGGCCCACCCGTGCCACCCGGCTGCCGATCCTGCCGAGTCCGAGGAGGCCGAGCCGGCGGCCGTGCAGGTCGGCGCCCACCGTGGACTGCCAGGGCCCGCCGGAGCGCAGTGCGTTGCTCTCCTGGACGATCCCGCGCGCCAGACCCAGCAGCAGCGCCCAGGTCAGTTCCACCGGTGGCGTCGACGCACTCGCCGTACCGCACACGGTCACCCCGTGCGCCTCGGCGGCGGCGTAGTCGATGACGCCGTTGCGCATGCCGGAGGCGACGAGCAGTTTCAGCCGGGGCAGCCGGGCGATCAGCGTCCCGGGGAAGGGGACGCGTTCGCGCAGGGTCACCACGATGTCGAAGCCGCCGAGGGCCGCGGCGAGGGCGTCCTCCGACTCCGGGTGCTCGCGCAGCGCGAC
This is a stretch of genomic DNA from Streptomyces sp. TG1A-8. It encodes these proteins:
- a CDS encoding chaplin, yielding MSRIAKAAAVALGTGAVLIGGAGLALADAGAEGAAVGSPGVLSGNVVQVPVHIPVNVCGNTVNVVGLLNPAAGNVCVNDGGHRKADKSASGSYGD
- a CDS encoding D-2-hydroxyacid dehydrogenase family protein codes for the protein MRLRCAVLDDFQGVAAGSADWSVIGERVEVVALREHPESEDALAAALGGFDIVVTLRERVPFPGTLIARLPRLKLLVASGMRNGVIDYAAAEAHGVTVCGTASASTPPVELTWALLLGLARGIVQESNALRSGGPWQSTVGADLHGRRLGLLGLGRIGSRVARVGLAFGMRVSAWSRNLTGERAGEVGVELAASKEELLAGSDFVSVHLALGDRTRGLVGAPELALLKPTAYLVNTSRAAIVDQDALLAALHEGRIAGAGVDVFDVEPLPADHPMRTAPRLLATPHLGYVSRANYATYYGQAVEDIQAYLAGSPVRRLP